A window from Erythrolamprus reginae isolate rEryReg1 chromosome 11, rEryReg1.hap1, whole genome shotgun sequence encodes these proteins:
- the B9D2 gene encoding B9 domain-containing protein 2, translated as MAEVHLIGQIVGASGFPSSSLFCKWGIHTGGAWKLLSGLREGQTQVDHPQLDDVAYWCHPIDVHFATKGLQGWPKLHVQVWHQDAFGRVELYGYGFCHVPSSPGSHQLDCVTWRPLGSWQEQFSQCFVGGGPQLINSDLIYMGGDRYRLQTCAMGTVHFQLAVLLRNFDRYGVEC; from the exons ATGGCCGAAGTGCACCTCATTGGCCAGATCGTGGGAGCCAGTGGATTCCCCAGCAGCTCCTTGTTCTGCAAATGGGGGATCCACACAG GTGGAGCCTGGAAGCTGCTGTCCGGTCTTCGGGAAGGGCAGACCCAGGTTGACCACCCCCAGCTGGACGACGTGGCTTATTGGTGCCACCCCATCGATGTCCACTTCGCCACCAAAGGCTTGCAAG GTTGGCCCAAGCTCCATGTCCAAGTGTGGCACCAGGACGCTTTCGGGCGCGTCGAGCTGTACGGCTACGGCTTCTGCCACGTGCCCTCCAGCCCCGGCTCCCACCAGCTGGACTGCGTCACCTGGCGCCCGCTGGGCTCTTGGCAGGAGCAGTTCTCCCAGTGCTTCGTGGGAGGGGGCCCCCAGCTCATCAACAGCGACCTCATCTACATGGGGGGCGACCGCTACCGCCTGCAGACCTGCGCCATGGGCACCGTCCACTTCCAGCTGGCCGTGCTGCTCCGCAACTTTGACCGCTATGGGGTGGAATGCTGA